In Deinococcus radiotolerans, the genomic stretch AGGACCTCAGACGAACACACAGGTGCCCGTGCCGAGCCTGCTTACCCGGACGGCGCCTGCTCTCATTCCATTTCCTCGACCCGCCTGCCCCTCTTCAAGCGCGGTTTTCTGAGTTGATGCCAGCAGATGACGCTGAGGAGAGCGAGCGCGGCCAGTGCGGACCACACGGTTCTGCTGGTGTGATCCTCCGGCCAATCGTAGGTGGTCGCGACGCCACGCACGATTTCCCGAGCCAACGCTTCGCCGTTCTCTCCATTCGTCATGACGACGACGCCCTGCCCCGTGCGGGGATACATGACGGCCACCGCCCGGTACCCCTGATTGATGCCCGTGTGGCCGAACGAGAATGACACGCCGCGGCCCTGCAATTTCAACCCGAGACCGTACGCGTGACCGGACCACCACCGGGCCAGTCCAGGGGTGTGGTCGGTCAGCATCTGCCGCGTGACTTCCCGGCTCAGGAGAGCA encodes the following:
- a CDS encoding serine hydrolase domain-containing protein encodes the protein SSVLVPLFERVRFWKSSLEHYHEVLELLMEETAHQPFPELMQRQVLRPLGMTHSLFAQPLPEGLAGLAAQAHTSTGEPLAGRWHTYPELAAAGLWSTPSDLARWLLALARAANAREGALLSREVTRQMLTDHTPGLARWWSGHAYGLGLKLQGRGVSFSFGHTGINQGYRAVAVMYPRTGQGVVVMTNGENGEALAREIVRGVATTYDWPEDHTSRTVWSALAALALLSVICWHQLRKPRLKRGRRVEEME